DNA sequence from the Glycine soja cultivar W05 chromosome 18, ASM419377v2, whole genome shotgun sequence genome:
GATGAGTGATGTGGTGGAAAAGGAAACGAGATAGGAAGAAAATAAGGTGAAAATGGGATGGAAGAGGTAGTGAGTGcatgtttatagtttttttaatttaatttaatatcataGTGTAGGCATGATGTTGTTGCTTGCTAGTATAATGTGTTTTGAGATTATTATCTCATTTTATGTGCTTTTGTCTCTACCAATAATTTGTTTGAGAGAGGGGAAAAGAAATGATGTGTTTATATTAGTTCTTTACCCATTTTGCAGGCATAAGCAAGTGATGTTGGAGGCCTATGATCGACAATGTGATGAGGCTGCAAAAATATTTGCTGAATATCATAAACGTCTCTGTTACTATGTAAATCAAGCGATGGATTCTCAAAGATCGGGTGTGGATTCTTCTGTTGAAATGGCCAAAAGTGAGAAGGAAGCTGTTTATTCTACTGTTAAGGGAAGTAAATCTGCAGATGATGTCATCCTCATTGAAACCACGAGGGAAAAGAATATTAGAAAGGCCTGTGAATCTCTTGTAGACCACATAATGGAAAAAATACGGAGTTCTTTTCCTGCTTATGAAGGAAGTGGCATTCATTTAAATCCTCAAGCAGAAACAGCAAAATTGGGGTTTGACTTTGATGGGCAAATTCCTGATGAGGTCAGAACTGTTATTATAAATTGCCTAAAGAGTCCTCCCCAATTGCTTCAGGCAATTACTGCATACACTTTGCGGCTGAAAAGTCTAATCTCcagagaaatagagaaaattGATGTTAGAGCCGATGCAGAGACCTTGAGGTATCATTTATACatggtttttgtttttcatattctGTTGGTGCTCTCATTGATGCCTCTGTGAccataatatttgaattttggacCTTCTGTCATTAATCATTGTTACTATAACTTTCCAAAAATAAAAGTCTGTCCCAAATGCTATATTGGCCAAGCATGCCAAAGTTGCTTACAATGATTTAGTTCCCCTGCCAACCAGGAAAAAGTGTACGAAGTAGCTGtatgaattttcttttgtgTTTGGTTTTCTGTTAGATTGTCCAGAATCATGTTGAAATCCCAACCAACGTGATTTTAGATAAATGCCCATATGTTTGGTTCCACGTCGAGGAATTGATTTGAGTTGAAACAACTTTAGAtgacttttgtattgaataaaattttttatactcAGCTTTACTACTAACTtgcttttagaataaaaaaatccatttataattcttatcacttcaaaatcaattttgccaATGCTTACCCAAACTTACATTTTATGAATGTTCTGTTAGTTTGTTCTTATTGGCAAGGATATTACGTATGCCATTACTGTTATAATCAAAACTTGCATTTTTCAATCAGGtacaaatatgaaaataacattGTTATGGATGTTTCATCATCCGATGGGAGCTCTCCTCTACAGTATCAACTTTATGGCAATGGAAAGATTGGGGTTGATGTGCCTCCAGGAGGGAGTCAAAATCAGCTTCTTGATAGACAGGTCTTTATTCATCCTTAAACTGCATATTTTGTTGTCATAAGAGGAGTTATTGAACTGGTGCCGTATCTCTGTTCACAGAAAGCTCATGTTCAACAATTTTTGGCTACTGAAGATGCACTAAACAAAGCTGCAGAAGCAAGGGACATGTGTGAAAAACTTATGAAACGTTTGCATGGAGGCACTGATGTTTCGTCACGCTCACTTGGTATTGGAAGTAATTCCCAAAATGTTGGAAGTCTCAGGCAACTTGAggtattattatgaaaaacttACAGTGCATTAGGttcttttttaattgagttGTACATTTTTTGAATCTATTGTCACCTTTGCTCATGATACTATCACTTGCAAGCtttctttgaattttgaataactAACCAATAGTTAGATTGCATACATGTATGGTGGGAATAGGGCTGGGTTTTGTTGGCTTTTGGTGGCTGTTGGTTATTTTTCTGTGTTTTAGGGGATGTTACCCCTTGTATTTTCtgcagtacctctggtactatgtttcttatatatataatattatctttggccgttaaaaaaaaaaaacatgtatggTGGGAAGCATTAGCATTCATTGACAGCTCATTAGAGAAATCAGAAATGTTTGACCTGGAGTATTGATGGATATTGTTTTGGCAGCATAACTTATGTTAGGAAGAATTAATGTTTAATCTTAAACCACTGCAAATTCTCTTTCTGATTGAGTGTTACAAATCAAACACTCAGAATATGAGTAAAGCTTGAATACCCTTGTAGGAATAAAGATACCAAATAGATGGATGTTAAGTGGGTAACTGAGTTAGCTGGGTGACTGGTTAATCATTATTGTTCCTAACAGATTCTTATTTTGTTTCaggtaaaattttgttttcatagATTCAAATGCTATCTTAAGCTTCTTTGAGCCATGAAGTACTCTTTTGGTAAAAATCATATGCATATATTATatgatgtatatgtatattgttGAGCTATTAGTGCTTAACATGTGTGTCTACATGATTGATTTGTTTATATGGCATTTTTTCCCTTCAAAAGGAGAAAttttattagagaaaaaaacaaacagaATTACTAAAGATTTGTTTTTGTGACAAATTATCTCTGGTTCATCTTTTCAcatctaattattttaatgtaGTCCTTGGGTAGGCCAAACAATCCAAGGTCATTCATCATTGATGGTTTATGTCAGGAAAAAAATGTCAGAATTAATGGGTAGTATTAGATAGTTATGTATTAGACATTTATGGTTTGTTATGTATTATACAGTTATATTTTGTGGTATGGATAGTTTTGACTTATTGTAGTGCAGTTTTAAGGGGTCTGTTATTGTAGACGGATTTAGATAGAATATGGCTTGCCTGTCTGTTATACATAAAGGATTATAAGACTCCTTGTTAGGGGGAAACCCTGTGAAGTTTTGTGTGCACTTGTAATCTGGCCTATAAACCAGATTATTTCagtattattcaaataaattctGTGTTCATCCCTTGAGTTCATCATCCATGAAACTGGCTTAATATTCTGGTTTTGTTATAAACTATAAAGTAAGAcatgttttatatttacttCATCGGGGAAGattattaaatttgattctCCCAGTAAAATCAAAATTCAGAAAACTTGGGGATTTTAGAAACACTTGTGATCTAAGAtctattattgttgttattatggCTAAATTGGGGACATCCAGACATGTTTAATcatggatatatttttttatatcagcaTTTAATGTGagagaaataaagaatttaTCTTTGGGGAATCTTTGCTTTCTGTAagttcaatttaaatatttaggtTCTCGTTTTTAGATTTTCCAATTAGGAATTTTACAGCTTAAAAGTTGGAAGAAAaaaggataaaacattttgccCCTTTTAATTCTATTCCTTTCCTAATGCTAGAAATATTTCTTCACAGCAACATTTGAGCTAGGAGTTTACCCActtattatgtatattttttccaCGTGTTCAGCTAGATGTTTGGGCCAAGGAAAGAGAAGTTGCTGGTTTAAAGGCAAGCTTAAACACCTTAATGTCTGAAATACAACGCTTGAATAAGTTGTGTGCTGAGAGGAAAGAAGCTGAAGATTCTCtaaagaaaaaatggaaaaagattGAAGAGTTTGATGCTCGTAGATCAGAACTTGAGACTATATATATGGCACTCCTTAAAGCAAATATGGTAATGTTCCGTTATTTCAGTATTTCCCGTATTAGTGAAATACAACTGTGGTATATTTACAGCTTATCCTTGGGAATGGTGATACCTTGTTTGAATCCTAGAATAATTATTGGTTTTAAACTTGAATTATCCATTAATAGATTTGTCTTTGTGGGCACATTGATGCATTTCCCCTGGATTACAAAGTTGATTTGAACACATCTTTGTTCTtgtattttttcccttttttttgtttctaataaACAGATTTGACTTtagttttacttttgtttttgtttataatttttgtatctTTTTATATAATGCAGGATGCTGCTTCATTTTGGAGTCAGCAACCATTAACTGCAAGGGAGTATGCTTTGAGCACTATAATTCCAGCATGTGCTGCTGTTGCCAAGGCTTCAAATAATGCAAAGGATCTCATTGAGAAAGAAGTGTCTACATTTTATCGAAGTCCAGATAATAGTCTCTACATGCTTCCTTCTTCCCCACAGGTTTATAATGCTCCAACAGACAACTTGTTCACTTGCTTGTTCAGTATAAAATATGTTAGAatagaaataagagaaatactACCAATACACTCTCTTAACACTCTTTTGAACACTCTTTCttgttggttgaaatttattggaaatcGCAAAATTTTGAGtttcacattttatttaattttgtagtttGCGGTAGAGTGTGTTTAAAAGAATGTGTTAGAGAGTGTTGCTAACACTCCTCTAGAGATAATGTTCTGAATTTATGGGATTTAATTTATGAAGTTAGTTTACATGGTCTACTTTTGAATCTTCTAATTCTACCTTTTGGTAGTTAAAGGTTTTGagttcatttaaatataaacttGATCATATTTATTGTCTAGTTTTTAACACATTCCATTCTTTTTTGTTGGATagaaagaaattatataaaagaaagtgTATTTTCGAGTGGGGGAAGGGCAGGTTAAGATATCCTCAAGGAACatggattgattaaaaaaaaaaactaaaaatgcagCAAGCCTACtcaatctcttttgcatatttaAAATGGAAACTTGCATTGAAGCAGACAGAAGTCATAGATATAATCCTACCTTATAACTAGTTTAGGGAAAGATATTCCTTGAAAGATATGTGCATTGCACTCCGACCAAATACACCCCTGAACTGCATAGACTGCACTCTGCCACTGAATTTCACCCACTTGCTTCTACCAGAAACTTTAAAATGTAGAATAAGAAACTGCTGCTCCAAAATTACAGAACAGAACCATTCCACCTGGTTAGCCAACTGGTTATCTGGATTGGGATGCTCTGAATCCAATTTCAATAACCTTACAACCTCTCTCATTTTGGATGGATGTTAaattgtttaaactttaaataggGTTTGTGTGAAAATTTAGTAGTGCAACTTAAATCTGtcactaattttaaaaacttgtaAGAAAGATGAAAGTTGGCAGATCCTATTAAAGAGGGGCCAGTCTGGACTAGTTAGTAAGAGAGGTAAAAATGGCAAGCTATAAataataggaagaaaaaaaaaaagagatcaaTCTTTAGTTTTAGAATGGGAATTGGGAGCTAAAGTCCTAGTCTCTTGAATACCTGCAGTGTAGAGAGGAGATTCATTTCTATTGTACATTTGTGATCTCTTGCCTTTTATCACATTGATACTGGTAAGAGGGCATTCTTTCTGTGATAAAGATCGTTTGTTTTCCCTAATTCTAAACCGGTATCTGTCAGTGAGCTTTTTTAATGGTTTCACAGAATTTTgcttgaaatattttaattctctgtGTATATTGAGATGTGCTTCAACTTAATTGTCTTCAATTCTGGTTCAGGCACTGCTTGAGGCCATGGGTGCTAGTGGACCACCTGGCCAGGAAGCAGTTGCAAATGCAGAAATAAGTGCAGCTATGTTGACAGCAAGAGCTGGTGCTCGGGATCCATCAGCAATTCCATCAATATGTCGCGTTTCAGCTGCACTTCACTATCCTGCGGGTGAGTATATTATAGTTTGTGATTTGCTGATAGTTTCCTGGTGTACACTCTACCCATATCAGATCGGTTAATAGATTGCCATTGTAAAATGTCACTTCAGTAATTGCTATAGCACAAATGAATAGCCTATGACCTTTTTAAACAGAAACTACAGCTCTTGTAGTTTTCAGTTCCCCTTTTAACAGGAGTATGACTATGTTCttgtgattttgttttgttgggACAGTTGGTTTATTTTATAcactttttttatcttctctaaTTCTAAACAAGATAAATGTAATTTAGTAGATAGAACACGTTAAAACACTAATTAttgttactttaaaaaaattcattttgaatGAAATATCTGGGTATGCTTGCCAATGTATTAATATAATTGATGTTATAGTATTCGGAATGgcataataaaatgttttcaaactttcaaaacaattacccccTCCATTCCAAAATAATAGTCTTTTTAGCTTTTTGTTCtgttccaacttccaaaataaTAGTCCTTTTAGCTTTTTTAAGCTATTTTTCAACAATACCCCtgtatataacataattaaGAAGATAAGTTAATACTTGCATTGAAAAGAGACATCTGCCACAAAAATAAGTTGGTCTAGATAGTAGGATAGTTTATGATGAGTAGTTGAAAAACTTGGGGTATTTTGTctatattttgtataaattgaatATTTCTTATTCAGTGTGCCATAACCTTAAAGgactatttttttagaatggAGGGAGTATAAGATTAGATTGATAATTTGTTGTCACAAATCAATGTTTTTACTACtaattattttgttaacttGCAATTTGAAGAATATAAGGTTTTGTTGTGCATGGAATACTTTATGAGGGTTAAAAGCTATTATTGtatattaaatgattttcttGTTAAATGGACAGGCTTGGAGGGTTCAGATGCAGGTCTAGCATCTGTGCTGGAGTCCCTGGAGTTCTGTTTGAAACTTCGTGGTTCTGAAGCTAGTGTGTTGGAAGATTTATTAAGGGCTATTAATCTTGTCTATATTAGACGGGATCTTGTTCAAAGTGGTGAAGCCTTGTTGAATCATGCCAACCTTGTTCAACAAGAATATGAAAAGTAAATATGTTTCTAACCCCTGAATCCATTGTGCATTCATGGTTAATGTTTCTAGTAGATTCAAATTTATGTACTGGCAAACGATGTTGTTAATTTTTGAAAACCTTCTCTGACATTTGATATAATGATGCAGGACAACAAAATTTTGTTTGAGTAAGGCTGAAGAACAGGAGAAAACTATCATGGAAGAATGGTTGCCTGAACTTAAGAATGCTGTTTTGAGTGCTCAGCAGAGCTTGGAAGATTGCAAATATGTCAGGGGATTGGTGAGTTACCCtgctattattactattatgcaAATATGACGGCCTTcaaagaatataaaatttatttaaagcataatatataatataataaactaaataataatgataaactaaataaaacataatatgataataaattaaataataaccgtgataaaaactaaataaaacataatctgtaatataataaattaaatagatattttttttgggtattttattattattatttttatatgaaataaatttttacgaGTTTGAGTCGAGTTTGCAGAGCTCCCACGAGTTTATGTGAGCTCTCAAGTTTGACATTGCAAACATATCTAATGATACTTGACTGTTCATGATAGTGGTTATCAGTTCCCATCACTATTCTTGTCCTTGTTTTGTACCTCTTATTTTTCCTATTAAAGCACTTTTTAGTAAGGTAAGGGATGCAATTGTCTTTACAAGAATACATCACATTTCTTTTATATCAAACATcctaaaattttattcaattttttttatcactattcctttccattttctttcacaAACCAAATCAAGTATAATGTCCCTAAAAATAGGGGACAAAAGAATACTCAGGAATGagttttttatacaatttttctaTGAAGCTTATTCTTGTTCATTCTCATTTTGTAATATGTCTGTGTTAGTTTAGGTGCAACTTAAGCTCAGTGTGTCTAATATACATATGGGTGAAACAGTGAATATTCCTCAAAGTTGCTTAATTTGATATTTCATCTGGCTGGTAGATTTTTCACGTTCCTAtaaaatttctatttctattattaaattGTAACCTCTTCTGCAGCTTGATGAGTGGTGGGAGCAGCCAGCATCGACAGTTGTTGACTGGGTAACAGTGGATGGGCAAAATGTAACTGCCTGGCATAATCATGTGAAACAGCTTCTGGCATTTTGTGACAAGGAGCTATTGTGATTTGTGATTAGAATTGTAAAGCACGTGGAGTGAACAAAGTTTTGTGAAGTCTTGTtcatctttagatttttagtAGTGGGGTGGTTTGTTCATGTTAATTGGCAGTGATTAATGGCATTGAATCTTATGATTGTAGAGCTTTGTAAtgtaatttgatttattatcTGGCAGTGATTAATTGAAGTTTATTTACTGATGGCTTCATTTACTGAACTCTGGTTTCGTCTGGTGTATACAATTAGAACCgatgaggaaaaagaaaagattaagtTGAATGAATTTGCTGAGGGGATCCTAGTGcagtattatattttcttttattcgaAAATCACAAGGTGTAATAACCCAAAAAACTATGGGTGATCACGGGTTAAATCCGTTCAAAATTTTACTGTTTGAGTTGGGCTTGAGTTGCatttgtgtgtgtttttaaGATCCAATCCAAATTAATTCGATTATTGGATTGAATTAATTgggtgtaaatatttttttagaataataatttattttagtctaaaattttataagtatGTAATGATGATAATATTTGTATAAACAAATAAGCGAAGGCAGTTCAGCAATTAAGTAAAGTTATATATTGATTTGTCAAGTACTTCAGAAAAAAGTGACGACAATATTTGTATAAACAAAGCAGGTTGTAATAAAAATGATGTacgaataatatttttgaagagTTGATGTAGGAATAATATTAGTTTATATTCAGTTGAGAATATTTTGCTGTTGTAACTTTTAATTGTGACGTGAAAAGTGAGAATAAGTGTGGTTTCTTCAACAACCTATTCTTTTCTCTGTTTTCTCGAACATGCTTATCTCCCATGTCTGCTACACAACCCATCATCTTAAACTCTCTAGATCATTTATTATAACAGTAAAAATACTCGCATGCATATCTGCATCTCAAGGTGCTCACATGTTGCAGCTCTTGGAATTCATTACCAAACATGTCACGCTAACACAGTTGATCTAGCTCTCGATGTTAATCCACCACGCTCATGTCTTGCTTGCTCACTGATTTTGTGGCTACTTTCTCTGTCTCGTGAACCAACAGGGTcccaaccattttttttttgtattttcataccaacaaaaaaacaaacatccAATTAAATAAAACAGCAGCAAGGAGTTTCTCTTTATCTAAACTTTCCACCCACCAAATTACCTTCTTTCCCAGCTGTTTGGTGATGGGAAAACAAGCCTACAAGTACTGCATTTTACTTTACAGTTGACAGGTTTTTGCACGATAGACATAAATAGCCTTGTTATTTGTCGGGCTATAAAAATTTGTTGTTTTGATTCTCTTTAACAAAGACAACAAGAGGgaacaaagaaaatataagtaaaagaaAGAGGTATAAACATACTTCAATAGTGTACAAGATATATAGCAGAATCAAGCACTATAGCCTTTAGTCCTTTACTCCCTGAGAATGTCTTGGTTCCTTGTAATTCTATTTCTCAGTCTCACATTTGGTATAACTCATTCTGAGGCTAGCCATGACAAGAAGCTTCCCTCTGCTGTTGTAGTTGGCACTGTTTACTGTGACACATGCTTCCAACAGGGTTTCTCCACGGGCAACCACTTCATTTCAGGTGCATTTCCACTGCttgacttatttttcttaaaaaggtTCAGTTTCATATCTCTTAACTCTTACACACATGCTCTAAATTTTGATTATGAAGTCATGTTGTCTTATGTTTTTCTATATTCATGATGGCAGGTGCATCAGTTGCTGTAGAATGCAAAGATGGGTATGGGAGGTCAAAGCCAAGGTTTAGGAAAGAAGTGAAGACAGATGAGCATGGGGAGTTCAAGGTGCAGTTGCCTTTCTCAGTGAGCAAACATGTGAAAAGAATAAAAGGATGCACTGTGAAACTAATAAATAGCAGTGAGCCTTATTGTGCTGTTGCCTCAGCAGCAACTTCTTCATCACTGTGCCTCAAGTCCAGAAAGGAAGGACTACACATATTCTCAGCCGGCTTTTTCTCATTCAAGCCTCTTAGACAGCCAGTTCTTTGCAACCAAAAACCAAGCATTCAAAACATCAAGGGCCCTGATTATGTGAAACACATATTTCCTCCAAAAATAGATCCATCATTTCCTCCTCCACTTCAAAATCCAAAAACACCTGGTGGTCTTCTTCCTCCCATTCCTGGATTACCCGACCTCCCACCATTGTTGCCACCCCTTTCAGGAATATTGTCACCACTAGTCCCTGCAGGAATCCCTAATGAGTCCCCAAATGTTCAGCCTTCAGATCAGAAACTACTTGACCCTAATAACCTCATATTTCCTCCTAACCCATTTCAGCCACCACCCTCAGTCCCCAACCCTCTTCAGCAGCCTCCTCTAATTCCTAACCCATTAGAACCATCAGGCCCATCATCACTTGTTCCTAACCCACTCCAGCCTCCCTCAACAGGAACATCACCACCACTGTTTCCGTTTCCAACAGTACCAGGTTTAACTCCCCCACCACCAGCTCTTCCCTTTCCTTTCCCTCCATTATTCCCTCCACCTAGCGGCCCTGGCACACCCTCTGTTTCCTCTTCAAAGAATGCTTCTCCTTAACTAAATAGTAGCTATCCATGCAATTCTCTAATAGCTCCTTCCACGTGATGAACTTACTTTCTTTATGGAAATTGTAATATGGTTATGATATGAATAGGAAAGTTAACATGGAGATCGATGTGCATCCATAGAGTGACTACTgctgaaaaaattgaaacatgaaTAATGTATTATTAGTAATAAATTTTTGGACGTGGTCATTAATTGTGTTAATCCTTGAGTTGTTGTAGAAATGGAAACTTCTGATTATGATACTGCAGCTGTAGATTGATATGTCTTATTTGAAGCAAGGTTAATGTGAACGACAAAAGAATAGATGTCTAAAACCTCCTcgagattaaataaataaattctcttACTAACATTGTATGGCTTtgaaataaaatctgaaaaGTTTGTCATAAAGAAACAACACCTTGCAATGGCATGCATGGTTATGGGGTCATTAACTAGTGAAATTAGGGCTAGGAGATTGGTTGTGGGGTTgggaaaataatcaaataagtaGGGTTTGAATTTAAAAACTACGTAAAAGAACCTTGGAGAAAAAAACTgcaaaacataataacattaaGACAGAAAAAGATAAAGGCACTAAATAACATTTATATCATCAACTTGAATTTGCTAACTCCTACTttgaaacataattaaaatgtaaagttTGTTGATACTCCAACTCTAGTGAAATCACCACCAACATAGACACTAGTTTTGCACGAACACGAGATGATTTAAcatcacaaatatatatatgccAGTCTCTTCCAAGTGCCATGCTTTCTGATAGCAGTGTCACCAATTGAAGGAAAGTGACATCAAGCTAAACTGTACATTTGtactatcattttaaattattttttttatatctctttatttatttaattgttttttattaatgttttttatatctcataattaatacatctaaaaattaaaaaaaaatcttataaaaatgaataaataaatttctgattttttttataattaagagcCAAAGAATACAAGTTTACCTAATACACCATGCTAAAAAAGTAAAAGCTGAACCACAATGAAAGCAACAAATTGTTTTACATTCATTGTTCATAATCATTGTAAGAAGTCTATGAAAGAACATTGACCTTTCTTGATGTATGTGTCATGTCATACCCTTAATATGCTTGATTCTCCCAGGGAGTTTCTGCCTTTAACCATGTCGTTGTCTACcacaaaatataaacaaaaaaataataaatataagaaaaagaggTTAGTATCATAAATTATACATGACTACACACACTTCatgttttatctttttactTATCCATCAAATTGTTATAGCATATCCAGTACTCTTCATCAAGCACAGTTTCTCTTGCAACAAATTGCCCAGGCTCAAACCTTTTTACTCAAACTAATTCTTGATCCGATGCAACCTGTCAAATTGGAGAGCTTGTTGGAGGCTTGGAGTTTAAAGTTTCCCCTCAAGGAATGGTGGGGTTGAAAGCTACACAGAGAGTTCTCCCTTCTtcgtattataattattttaatcattattattcGACATTCGTCATTGTTGGAGCAAATTTTGCCATGATCCTAATCATGTCAAACATAAAACAGAAGCAAACTAAGAATGAATAATGGTTCTAaaacaaaagaggaaaaaaaatagaaactctCATGGTCAATGAGACAGCAATTCTTGGGCATTTATAAGGACTTGGAGACCCATTGAAGAATAAAGTACAGAATTCAGGTATGTTCAAGCAAAACAAAGATGAATCCATTTGTGTCTTAGCTTTGGTCTAACCCTTTCAGATGTATGATGTGATCA
Encoded proteins:
- the LOC114396414 gene encoding proline-rich protein 36-like gives rise to the protein MSWFLVILFLSLTFGITHSEASHDKKLPSAVVVGTVYCDTCFQQGFSTGNHFISGASVAVECKDGYGRSKPRFRKEVKTDEHGEFKVQLPFSVSKHVKRIKGCTVKLINSSEPYCAVASAATSSSLCLKSRKEGLHIFSAGFFSFKPLRQPVLCNQKPSIQNIKGPDYVKHIFPPKIDPSFPPPLQNPKTPGGLLPPIPGLPDLPPLLPPLSGILSPLVPAGIPNESPNVQPSDQKLLDPNNLIFPPNPFQPPPSVPNPLQQPPLIPNPLEPSGPSSLVPNPLQPPSTGTSPPLFPFPTVPGLTPPPPALPFPFPPLFPPPSGPGTPSVSSSKNASP
- the LOC114396419 gene encoding AUGMIN subunit 5-like, with amino-acid sequence MQSAASSSPSPEAILEWLHKEMGYRPLGTYASGKSHLPSVDSIRRICRGNMIPVLNFLVTRAKSEKTVRNIRRNITVHGGADGGGEAKEEGRGKGARKKERALAGGGEGSETATTREAALQERDLAAKEVDRLRKVVRRQKKDLRARMLEVSREEAERKRMLDERANYRHKQVMLEAYDRQCDEAAKIFAEYHKRLCYYVNQAMDSQRSGVDSSVEMAKSEKEAVYSTVKGSKSADDVILIETTREKNIRKACESLVDHIMEKIRSSFPAYEGSGIHLNPQAETAKLGFDFDGQIPDEVRTVIINCLKSPPQLLQAITAYTLRLKSLISREIEKIDVRADAETLRYKYENNIVMDVSSSDGSSPLQYQLYGNGKIGVDVPPGGSQNQLLDRQKAHVQQFLATEDALNKAAEARDMCEKLMKRLHGGTDVSSRSLGIGSNSQNVGSLRQLELDVWAKEREVAGLKASLNTLMSEIQRLNKLCAERKEAEDSLKKKWKKIEEFDARRSELETIYMALLKANMDAASFWSQQPLTAREYALSTIIPACAAVAKASNNAKDLIEKEVSTFYRSPDNSLYMLPSSPQALLEAMGASGPPGQEAVANAEISAAMLTARAGARDPSAIPSICRVSAALHYPAGLEGSDAGLASVLESLEFCLKLRGSEASVLEDLLRAINLVYIRRDLVQSGEALLNHANLVQQEYEKTTKFCLSKAEEQEKTIMEEWLPELKNAVLSAQQSLEDCKYVRGLLDEWWEQPASTVVDWVTVDGQNVTAWHNHVKQLLAFCDKELL